In one Oryza glaberrima chromosome 2, OglaRS2, whole genome shotgun sequence genomic region, the following are encoded:
- the LOC127764696 gene encoding GTPase activating protein 1, whose translation MLGHLVGLVKVRVVRGVNLAVRDLRSSDPYVIVRMGKQKLKTRVIKKTTNPEWNDELTLSIEDPAVPVRLEVYDKDTFIDDAMGNAELDIRPLVEVVKMKIEGVADNTVVKKVVPNRQNCLAEESTIYISEGKVKQDVVLRLRDVECGEIELQLQWVDIPGSKGV comes from the exons atgttGGGGCATCTGGTTGGGCTGGTGAAGGTGCGGGTGGTGAGGGGCGTCAACCTCGCCGTCCGCGACCTCCGCTCCAGCGACCCCTACGTCATCGTCCGCATGGGCAAGCAG AAGTTGAAGACACGAGTCATAAAAAAGACTACCAATCCGGAGTGGAACGATGAACTCACCCTCTCGATTGAAGATCCAGCAGTTCCTGTTAGACTG GAAGTGTATGACAAAGACACATTCATCGATGATGCAATGGGCAATGCGGAGCTGGACATCCGCCCATTGGTGGAGGTTGTCAAGATGAAGATTGAGGGTGTTGCTGACAACACGGTTGTGAAGAAAGTGGTACCCAATAGACAGAACTGCCTAGCTGAAGAGAGCACGATATATATCTCTGAGGGGAAGGTGAAGCAAGACGTGGTTCTCAGACTAAGGGATGTGGAATGCGGGGAAATTGAGCTCCAGCTTCAGTGGGTCGACATCCCAGGTTCTAAGGGTGTATGA